The following coding sequences are from one Ammospiza caudacuta isolate bAmmCau1 chromosome 10, bAmmCau1.pri, whole genome shotgun sequence window:
- the LOC131561708 gene encoding cytochrome P450 1A4-like: MCRGCGHRGWTEPSGSGGERGSPAGPRGDPGEQRGSRPAPLRSCRAVRAEAAVTASSAAMWPLGSPVAVSASEALLAAAALCAVLLLLVQRLRAAVPAGLRRPPGPRGFPVLGNVLELRTDAHLALTRLSRRYGDVMEVRIGTRPVLVLSGLDTIRQALVKQGEDFMGRPDLYSFHYISNGQSLAFSPDSGEVWKARRRLAQSALKSFSVAPSPTSSCGCLLEEHVSKEAEYLVTKFLQVMEEQKSFDLNQYLVVSVANVICAMCFGKRYEHEDQELLSVVNLGKEFGEVAGGSHPADFIPLLRYLPSQTLEAFKDINRRFNTFVQKIVQEHYSTFDKGHIRDITDSLIQHCQENSAGEDAHVKLSDEKIIHIVNDLFGAGFDTVTTALSWSLMYVALYPDVQKKIHEELDRTIGRERRPRLSDRGTLPYTEAFILEMFRHSSFMPFTIPHSTTKATVLNGYYIPKDTCVFINQWQVNHDEALWKEPSAFRPERFLSASGTELNRTEGEKVLAFGLGRRRCLGETIGRWEIFLFLTMLLQQLHFSLRPGEPVDITPQYGLTMKYKKCEAFQIQQRFPERSSL, encoded by the exons ATGTGCCGCGGCTGCGGGCACCGGGGCTGGACGGAACCCTCTGGGTCTGGGGGCGAGCGGGGCAGCCCGGCCGGCCCCCGGGGGGATCCTGGGGAGCAGCGGGGCTCGAGACCGGCGCCTTTAAGATCCTGCCG GGCTGTCCGTGCGGAGGCGGCGGTGACAGCGAGCTCTGCTGCCATGTGGCCGCTGGGGAGCCCCGTGGCGGTGTCGGCCAGCGAGGCGCTGCTGGCGGCCGCCGCGTTGTGcgcggtgctgctgctgctggtgcagcgGCTGCGGGCGGCCGTGcccgcggggctgcggcggcCGCCGGGCCCGCGGGGCTTTCCCGTGCTGGGCAACGTGCTGGAGCTGCGCACGGACGCGCACCTGGCGCTGACGCGGCTGAGCCGGCGCTACGGGGACGTGATGGAGGTGCGCATCGGGACACGGCCCGTGCTGGTGCTCAGCGGGCTGGACACCATCCGCCAAGCGCTGGTCAAGCAAGGAGAGGACTTCATGGGCCGACCAGACCTCTACAGCTTTCACTACATCTCCAACGGGCAGAGCCTGGCGTTCAGCCCCGACTCCGGGGAGGTGTGGAAAGCGCGCAGGAGGCTGGCCCAGAGCGCCCTGAAGAGCTTCTCCGTCGCGCCCAGCCCCACGTCGTCCTGCGGCTGCCTGCTGGAGGAGCACGTCTCCAAGGAGGCCGAGTACCTGGTCACCAAGTTCCTGCAGGTCATGGAGGAGCAGAAGAGCTTTGACCTCAACCAGTACCTGGTGGTGTCGGTGGCCAACGTCATCTGCGCCATGTGCTTTGGCAAGCGCTACGAGCACGaggaccaggagctgctcagcgTGGTGAACCTCGGCAAAGAGTTTGGGGAGGTGGCTGGGGGCAGCCACCCCGCCGACTTCATCCCCCTGCTCCGCTACCTGCCCAGCCAAACCCTGGAGGCCTTCAAGGACATCAACCGGCGCTTCAACACCTTTGTGCAGAAAATTGTGCAGGAGCATTACAGCACCTTTGACAAG GGTCACATCCGGGACATCACGGACTCGCTGAttcagcactgccaggagaACAGTGCTGGGGAGGATGCCCACGTGAAGCTCTCAGATGAGAAGATCATCCACATCGTCAACGACCTCTTTGGGGCAG GCTTTGACACTGTGACGACTGCCCTGTCCTGGAGCCTCATGTACGTTGCCTTGTACCCCGACGTCCAGAAAAAGATCCATGAGGAGCTGG acCGCACCATCGGGCGCGAGCGGCGGCCGCGCCTCTCGGACCGGGGCACGCTGCCCTACACGGAGGCCTTCATCCTGGAGATGTTCAGGCATTCCTCCTTCATGCCCTTCACCATCCCTCACAG CACAACAAAAGCAACAGTGTTGAATGGCTACTACATCCCCAAGGACACCTGCGTGTTCATCAACCAGTGGCAAGTGAACCACGATGA GGCGCTGTGGAAGGAGCCCTCAGCCTTCAGGCCCGAGCGGTTCCTGAGCGCCTCAGGGACGGAGCTGAACCGCACCGAGGGTGAGAAGGTTCTGGCCTTCGGGCTGGGCCGGCGCCGCTGCCTCGGCGAGACCATCGGCCGCTGGGagatcttcctcttcctcaccatgctgctgcagcagctgcacttcagCCTGCGGCCCGGGGAGCCGGTGGACATCACCCCTCAGTACGGGCTGACCATGAAGTACAAGAAGTGTGAAGCCTTCCAGATCCAGCAGAGGTTCCCCGAGAGGAGCTCTctgtga